A region from the Algoriphagus machipongonensis genome encodes:
- a CDS encoding RNA polymerase sigma factor — MHFENDLYYIEKTLAGDRHAFGQLIQKHQNYAYTLAYRILKNSEEAEEATQDSFMKVYDSLKKFERKSKFTTWLYKIVYHEALGRLRKMKNIMIDIDEVTDLKLPVDDFSNGLELLHLQERKDLIKNALDGLKATESAVLTLFYLEEQSIKEIEVITELSESHIKILLHRGRKNMLISLQKFTKKEISHLL, encoded by the coding sequence ATGCATTTCGAAAACGACCTCTATTACATAGAAAAGACTTTAGCTGGAGATAGGCATGCTTTTGGACAATTGATTCAAAAGCATCAAAACTATGCCTATACCCTTGCGTATAGAATACTTAAAAATTCAGAAGAGGCAGAGGAAGCTACTCAGGATAGTTTCATGAAGGTTTACGATTCTTTGAAAAAATTCGAAAGAAAGTCGAAATTTACCACTTGGCTTTATAAGATCGTTTACCATGAGGCATTAGGTCGATTGAGGAAAATGAAAAATATCATGATAGATATCGATGAGGTTACAGACCTCAAGTTACCTGTTGATGATTTCAGTAATGGACTTGAATTACTTCATTTGCAAGAAAGAAAAGACCTGATAAAAAATGCATTGGATGGATTGAAAGCTACAGAGTCTGCGGTACTTACTTTATTCTATTTAGAAGAGCAAAGTATCAAGGAAATTGAAGTGATTACAGAGCTTTCAGAGTCACATATAAAAATACTTTTGCACAGGGGAAGAAAAAACATGTTAATCTCCTTGCAGAAATTCACAAAGAAAGAAATTTCCCATTTGCTATGA
- the dapB gene encoding 4-hydroxy-tetrahydrodipicolinate reductase, protein MNILLLGYGKMGKIIGEIAESRGHSIAGKINIDNQDDLKQLDPKTIDVAIEFSQPEAAFGNISWALNNDIPIVVGTTGWLDQKPSIEKLALEQNGSFFYASNFSIGVNIFFKVNEFLAKLMNETSGYNPSIEEIHHTAKKDAPSGTAITLAEGVLRNLKSKNSWNLAGETKGSDSSLEITSKRIDPAPGTHIIRYKSDIDDIEISHTAHSRQGFALGAVMVAEWIPTKKGVLSMDDFLSF, encoded by the coding sequence ATGAACATATTATTGCTTGGCTACGGTAAAATGGGCAAAATAATCGGGGAGATTGCCGAATCCCGAGGACATTCTATTGCTGGCAAAATCAATATTGATAACCAAGATGATTTAAAGCAATTAGATCCGAAAACTATTGATGTTGCTATTGAATTCAGCCAACCAGAAGCTGCCTTTGGAAATATTTCTTGGGCATTGAATAACGACATCCCAATAGTCGTAGGCACTACCGGGTGGTTAGATCAAAAGCCGAGTATAGAAAAGCTGGCCTTAGAACAGAACGGAAGCTTCTTTTATGCTTCCAATTTTAGCATTGGCGTAAACATATTCTTCAAAGTGAATGAGTTTTTGGCAAAACTAATGAACGAAACAAGCGGATATAATCCCAGCATTGAAGAAATTCACCATACAGCAAAAAAGGATGCTCCTTCCGGAACAGCCATAACCCTAGCTGAAGGTGTACTCCGTAATTTAAAAAGTAAAAATTCCTGGAATCTGGCTGGTGAAACAAAAGGAAGTGATTCTTCATTGGAAATCACGTCAAAACGAATTGATCCAGCTCCGGGCACACATATTATTAGGTATAAATCTGACATAGACGATATAGAAATCAGTCATACAGCACATAGCAGACAGGGTTTTGCTTTAGGAGCTGTTATGGTCGCAGAATGGATCCCAACAAAGAAAGGGGTGCTTTCTATGGATGATTTTTTATCTTTCTGA
- the ung gene encoding uracil-DNA glycosylase: MDIKIESSWKEALKHHFLKDSFMKLTSFVKDEYSKDKVFPPGKEIFSAFWHCPLNEVKVVILGQDPYHGPGQAHGLSFSVKPGIPFPPSLLNILKELKSDLGLDLPPNGDLTRWADQGVFLLNATLTVRAHQAGSHQKKGWEEFTDEVIQVISKEREGVVFLLWGAYAQKKALLIDETKHLILKAPHPSPLSAHRGFLGCKHFSKTNEYLLSKGKEPIKW, translated from the coding sequence ATGGACATAAAAATTGAATCATCTTGGAAAGAAGCTTTAAAACATCACTTCTTAAAAGATTCTTTTATGAAATTAACTTCTTTTGTTAAAGACGAATATTCTAAAGATAAGGTTTTTCCCCCTGGGAAAGAGATATTTAGTGCTTTTTGGCATTGTCCATTAAATGAAGTGAAAGTAGTGATATTAGGGCAAGACCCATACCATGGTCCTGGCCAAGCTCATGGCCTTTCGTTTTCTGTGAAGCCCGGGATTCCTTTTCCTCCCAGTTTACTAAATATTTTAAAAGAGCTTAAATCTGATTTGGGTTTGGATTTACCTCCCAATGGAGATTTGACTCGATGGGCAGACCAAGGAGTGTTTCTCTTGAATGCAACATTGACGGTGCGTGCTCATCAGGCAGGTTCACATCAGAAAAAAGGTTGGGAGGAATTTACCGACGAGGTAATTCAAGTTATTTCAAAAGAAAGAGAGGGAGTAGTTTTTTTACTTTGGGGAGCCTATGCTCAAAAGAAAGCCCTATTGATTGATGAGACCAAGCATCTGATATTGAAAGCACCTCACCCTAGTCCTCTTTCAGCACATCGTGGTTTTTTAGGCTGTAAGCATTTCTCTAAAACAAATGAATACCTACTTTCGAAGGGGAAAGAACCAATCAAATGGTAA
- a CDS encoding DUF5683 domain-containing protein yields MGLLVLCFFVTCPVNAQEAEVETKPVKVKKERPDYSNLPKDPRKATILSAILPGAGQVYNNKAWKVPILYAGFMTDIYFIGFNNRRYQVFRQALFDFDDGITTEFPNLNRDGLVRNVDYWRRNRDLCILLLAGIYALNIIDANVDAHLSGFNVSEDLSLSVEPHVETFSSRNNSMGFSLKLNF; encoded by the coding sequence ATGGGACTTTTGGTTTTATGCTTCTTTGTAACTTGTCCTGTAAATGCGCAAGAAGCAGAAGTTGAGACCAAACCTGTAAAAGTAAAAAAGGAACGTCCCGATTATTCCAACCTTCCGAAAGATCCTAGAAAAGCAACGATTCTATCTGCAATCCTTCCCGGGGCTGGGCAAGTTTATAATAACAAAGCTTGGAAAGTACCGATCCTATATGCTGGGTTTATGACAGACATCTATTTTATAGGATTTAATAATAGAAGGTACCAGGTCTTCAGGCAGGCCCTTTTTGATTTTGACGATGGGATCACAACAGAATTCCCTAATTTAAATCGGGATGGTTTGGTGAGAAATGTGGATTATTGGAGAAGAAACCGAGACCTTTGCATACTTTTGTTGGCCGGCATTTATGCTTTAAATATCATTGATGCTAATGTTGATGCCCATTTGTCGGGATTTAATGTATCTGAGGACCTTTCCTTATCGGTAGAACCTCATGTAGAAACATTTTCTTCGAGAAACAATTCAATGGGTTTTTCTTTAAAACTGAATTTCTAA
- the apaG gene encoding Co2+/Mg2+ efflux protein ApaG — translation MVTAVTEGIQVSVEVTYQAEFSSPHQHHFVFTYKVTILNKSPYTVQLLKRKWEIYDAAETVKTVEGDGVVGQQPILETNESHSYVSGCNLKSGLGKMKGVYYMEKVVDGKSIEAQVPEFQMIANIFHN, via the coding sequence ATGGTCACGGCTGTAACAGAAGGAATACAAGTAAGTGTTGAAGTTACCTATCAGGCGGAATTTTCCAGCCCACATCAACACCATTTTGTTTTTACCTACAAAGTAACAATCCTAAATAAAAGTCCCTATACCGTTCAACTATTGAAACGGAAATGGGAAATTTATGATGCTGCAGAAACTGTCAAAACTGTAGAAGGAGATGGCGTGGTAGGCCAACAACCTATCCTTGAAACCAACGAGTCCCATAGCTATGTTTCAGGTTGTAACTTGAAATCTGGACTTGGCAAAATGAAAGGGGTCTATTATATGGAAAAAGTGGTCGACGGCAAAAGTATCGAGGCACAGGTACCTGAATTTCAAATGATAGCCAATATTTTCCATAATTAA
- a CDS encoding class I SAM-dependent methyltransferase, with product MIDKKQSDLEIEDFRQELLASQKIIEVLDLGAGSKKVNTQERKISDITRYSTSSRKFCQLFQFFCSKTPSQNVFELGTCMGISTRYLSKVVKGDLFTFEGSESIQQIAQTNFQGNNTHFLLGDIKDTLPYQLEKIQQLDFALIDANHTYDGTLFAFSELKKKSYSKTIIIIGDIHWSSEMNKAWEEIKRDPSITLSLDFYECGVLFFASPGEKSHYLLSF from the coding sequence TTGATAGATAAAAAACAATCCGATCTTGAAATTGAGGATTTCAGACAGGAGTTGTTAGCATCCCAAAAAATCATTGAGGTTCTTGACTTAGGTGCTGGCTCCAAAAAAGTCAATACTCAGGAAAGAAAAATTTCTGATATCACCCGATACAGTACAAGTAGTAGGAAATTCTGCCAATTGTTTCAATTTTTTTGTAGCAAGACTCCAAGCCAAAATGTATTTGAGCTAGGAACCTGTATGGGGATCAGCACACGGTATTTATCAAAAGTAGTCAAAGGTGATCTTTTCACTTTTGAAGGTTCTGAAAGTATTCAACAAATCGCTCAGACTAATTTTCAAGGCAATAACACTCATTTTTTACTAGGAGATATAAAAGACACGTTACCTTATCAGCTGGAAAAAATACAACAACTAGACTTTGCCTTAATCGATGCGAATCACACCTATGATGGGACCTTGTTTGCCTTTAGCGAATTGAAAAAAAAATCTTATTCAAAGACAATTATTATTATTGGAGACATCCATTGGTCTTCGGAAATGAATAAAGCTTGGGAGGAAATAAAAAGAGATCCTTCGATTACTTTAAGCTTGGATTTCTATGAATGTGGCGTCCTGTTTTTTGCCAGTCCGGGAGAAAAATCTCACTATTTATTATCCTTTTGA
- the yidC gene encoding membrane protein insertase YidC, whose translation MDKNQATGLILFAAVILVYSFFFASGPEVPVEEVEAPAQTETVQDVKPAMESQAPVENDSMISQANLAKFGALATLASGEEQLVTLENDLIKVSISTKGASVNEVELKEYKSWTQEPLLLIDSESSKMAFSLESNTGSVNLNDLYFNPSLNSSQDEEGNAVHTLTLSAGTESGEIIQTFTLKDGSYEVHKSLKIDRFSNYFTGNSLQFTWADQVRKQERDIGESRRKTQVNYFLASDSYENLGVGDDLEQEQVAEPVKWIGFSQRFFTAGIIADETFQDVNLAQSTPADSSFVKYMETSLSIPLKDNTASFRFYFGPDNYKGLKKVTEGFEKNVDMGYFFVSWVNKYIIVNLFAFLEKFFSNYGVIIILIVLAIKLALSPLTYKSYVGMAKMRVIKPEIDELKEKYGDDPTKMQQEQMKLFGKLGVSPISGCLPMVLQMPFLFAMFFFFPNAIQLRQESFLWANDLSTYDTFFNLPFTIPFYGSHVSLFTLLMTVSQIVYTKFNNQLTTATGPMKNLGYIMPVMFMFILNSYPAGLSFYYFVSNMVTFGQQAVIKLFVDDDKIRAKVEESKRKNANKKKSKFQQKLEDAMKAADANRKK comes from the coding sequence ATGGACAAAAATCAAGCGACAGGTTTAATTCTCTTCGCAGCAGTAATTTTGGTCTACTCCTTCTTTTTTGCGAGTGGGCCTGAAGTACCAGTAGAGGAAGTGGAAGCACCTGCTCAGACAGAGACTGTACAGGATGTAAAACCGGCAATGGAAAGCCAAGCGCCAGTAGAGAATGATAGTATGATTTCTCAAGCTAATTTGGCAAAATTTGGTGCATTAGCAACATTAGCTTCCGGTGAAGAGCAGTTGGTGACTTTAGAAAATGATCTGATCAAAGTTTCTATTTCTACTAAAGGCGCCTCAGTAAATGAGGTAGAGCTTAAAGAGTATAAAAGCTGGACTCAAGAACCTCTTCTCCTAATAGATAGTGAGAGTTCTAAAATGGCTTTTAGTTTAGAAAGTAACACAGGGAGTGTTAATTTAAATGACCTGTATTTTAATCCTTCTCTAAACTCAAGCCAAGATGAAGAGGGGAATGCGGTACATACTTTAACCCTAAGTGCTGGAACAGAAAGTGGTGAAATTATTCAAACTTTCACGTTAAAAGATGGAAGCTATGAGGTTCACAAGTCTCTTAAAATAGATCGTTTCTCCAATTATTTTACGGGCAACTCGCTGCAGTTTACTTGGGCTGATCAGGTTAGAAAGCAGGAAAGAGACATTGGTGAATCAAGAAGAAAAACTCAAGTCAATTACTTCTTGGCATCAGATTCCTATGAAAACCTGGGAGTTGGAGATGATTTAGAACAAGAGCAAGTTGCTGAGCCTGTAAAATGGATTGGTTTTAGCCAACGCTTCTTTACCGCAGGAATTATTGCCGATGAAACATTTCAGGATGTAAACCTGGCACAAAGTACTCCTGCCGACAGTTCTTTTGTCAAGTATATGGAAACCTCTTTGAGCATCCCATTGAAAGACAATACAGCTTCCTTTAGATTCTATTTTGGTCCTGACAACTACAAAGGATTGAAAAAAGTCACTGAAGGTTTTGAGAAGAATGTAGACATGGGTTACTTCTTTGTAAGCTGGGTAAACAAATACATCATCGTTAACCTTTTTGCCTTCCTGGAGAAGTTTTTCTCTAATTATGGTGTGATCATTATTTTGATCGTATTAGCTATCAAATTAGCGCTTTCACCACTTACCTATAAGTCTTATGTAGGAATGGCGAAAATGCGTGTAATCAAGCCAGAAATTGATGAGCTAAAAGAAAAATACGGGGATGACCCAACGAAGATGCAACAAGAGCAAATGAAGCTCTTTGGGAAACTCGGAGTAAGTCCAATTTCAGGGTGTTTACCTATGGTACTTCAAATGCCGTTTTTGTTTGCCATGTTCTTCTTCTTTCCGAATGCAATCCAGTTGAGACAAGAGTCATTCTTGTGGGCAAATGATTTGTCTACATATGACACCTTCTTCAACCTGCCATTTACGATTCCATTCTATGGCTCTCATGTCAGTTTGTTCACCTTGTTGATGACAGTTTCTCAAATTGTTTACACCAAGTTCAACAATCAATTGACCACAGCTACGGGCCCAATGAAGAATTTGGGATACATCATGCCTGTGATGTTTATGTTTATCCTAAACTCCTACCCTGCTGGTTTGAGTTTCTATTACTTCGTTTCCAACATGGTGACTTTTGGTCAGCAGGCGGTAATCAAGCTTTTTGTAGATGATGATAAGATCAGAGCGAAAGTGGAAGAAAGTAAGAGAAAAAATGCCAATAAGAAGAAATCTAAATTCCAGCAAAAACTGGAAGATGCGATGAAGGCAGCAGATGCCAACAGAAAAAAATAA
- a CDS encoding class I SAM-dependent methyltransferase — MAELDEKYWSERYKSGLTGWDIGFPSTPIVQYLDQIVNKDVEILIPGAGNAYEAYYAFQSGFSNVHVLDISQEPLRNFKDKFPNFPSSNLHHGDFFEHHGSYNLILEQTFFCALNPSLRPKYVKKMSELLLKGGKLVGLLFNKEFNSPGPPFGGGIKEYQKLFHNSFEIDVMEECYNSIPARAGSEAFIRLINSKG, encoded by the coding sequence ATGGCTGAGTTAGACGAAAAATACTGGTCCGAACGTTATAAATCTGGATTGACAGGTTGGGATATTGGTTTTCCATCTACCCCTATTGTGCAATATTTAGACCAAATTGTAAATAAGGATGTTGAAATTCTTATTCCAGGGGCGGGGAATGCCTATGAGGCTTATTATGCCTTCCAATCGGGGTTTTCAAACGTTCATGTATTGGATATTTCTCAGGAGCCTTTGAGGAATTTTAAAGATAAGTTCCCCAATTTTCCCAGTAGCAATCTCCATCATGGGGATTTTTTCGAACATCATGGAAGCTATAATTTGATTTTGGAGCAAACTTTTTTCTGTGCTTTGAATCCAAGTCTTAGACCAAAATACGTAAAGAAAATGAGTGAATTACTTTTGAAAGGAGGGAAGCTTGTTGGTCTATTATTTAATAAAGAATTTAATTCACCTGGCCCTCCATTTGGCGGGGGAATTAAGGAGTACCAAAAACTTTTTCATAACTCCTTCGAAATAGATGTAATGGAGGAATGTTATAATTCCATTCCTGCAAGGGCTGGATCAGAGGCATTTATTAGATTGATAAATTCAAAAGGATAA
- a CDS encoding ParA family protein produces the protein MGKIIAIANQKGGVGKTTTAMNLAASLAVLEYKTLVIDADPQANTTSGLGHDPKSINSSIYECMVDEVNIKDIILNTEMEYLDLVPSHIDLVGAEVEMINLDNREEKMRGVVSDIKDSYDFIVIDCSPSLGLITINALTAANSVIIPVQCEYFALEGLGKLLNTIKIIQTRLNPDLEIEGILLTMYDVRLRLSNQVVEEVRVHFKNMVFETIIPRNVRLSEAPSFGLPAIAFDADGKGAVAYLNLASEIAQKNGLQKVNS, from the coding sequence ATGGGAAAAATCATTGCCATTGCCAATCAAAAAGGTGGGGTGGGGAAAACCACAACTGCGATGAACCTCGCTGCAAGCCTTGCTGTACTGGAATATAAAACCTTGGTGATCGATGCAGATCCTCAAGCCAACACTACTTCAGGCCTAGGCCATGACCCAAAGTCTATCAACAGCAGTATTTACGAATGCATGGTAGATGAGGTCAACATCAAGGATATTATCCTTAATACTGAGATGGAATACCTAGACCTTGTACCTTCTCATATTGATCTAGTGGGTGCGGAAGTAGAGATGATCAACCTAGATAATCGGGAGGAAAAGATGAGAGGTGTCGTTTCAGACATCAAAGACAGCTATGATTTCATCGTCATTGACTGCTCTCCCTCCTTAGGTCTTATTACCATTAATGCACTAACAGCAGCAAATTCAGTAATAATCCCTGTCCAATGTGAGTATTTTGCTTTGGAAGGGCTTGGTAAATTGTTGAACACCATCAAAATCATTCAGACAAGGCTAAACCCTGATCTGGAAATTGAAGGTATTCTTTTAACGATGTATGATGTAAGGCTTAGACTTTCTAATCAGGTGGTAGAAGAAGTAAGAGTACACTTCAAGAACATGGTTTTTGAAACAATTATACCAAGAAATGTACGTTTGAGTGAAGCGCCTAGCTTTGGACTGCCAGCAATCGCTTTTGATGCTGATGGCAAAGGAGCCGTAGCTTACCTCAACCTAGCCAGTGAGATTGCTCAAAAAAATGGCCTTCAAAAAGTGAACAGTTAA
- a CDS encoding ParB/RepB/Spo0J family partition protein has translation MSDNKPNRKKSALGRGLGALLEDSPAKHKSEEILPEVVKTGIFEIPLEEIQVNPFQPRVHFDKDALGELAESIKVQGIIQPITVRKLDTNEYQLISGERRFQASKIAGLTQIPAYVRTANDQQMLEMALIENIQRENLNALEIAHSYQRLLAECDLKQEQLGDRVGKNRTTVNNYLRLLKLPPTIQAAIRDQQISMGHARALINVEDVDKQLAIFKKAVEEELSVRKVEALVKALNEGKPEKKTEPDLDPVKKYEISKIQQRLASHFGTKVSLKSDKKNKGEIKIPFNSNSDLNRILEILEII, from the coding sequence ATGTCAGACAATAAGCCTAATCGAAAAAAAAGTGCCTTAGGAAGGGGCCTTGGAGCCTTGCTGGAGGATAGTCCTGCCAAGCATAAATCTGAGGAAATTTTACCGGAAGTTGTAAAAACTGGGATTTTTGAAATTCCTTTGGAAGAAATTCAGGTAAACCCATTCCAACCTAGAGTTCATTTCGATAAGGATGCTTTGGGCGAATTAGCTGAGTCTATTAAAGTCCAAGGAATCATTCAGCCCATCACGGTAAGAAAGCTGGACACCAACGAATACCAGTTGATCTCTGGTGAGCGAAGATTCCAAGCTTCCAAAATTGCTGGATTAACTCAAATTCCTGCTTACGTAAGAACTGCCAATGACCAGCAGATGCTGGAAATGGCTTTAATTGAAAATATTCAGCGGGAAAACCTAAATGCATTGGAAATAGCCCATTCCTATCAAAGACTTTTAGCGGAATGTGATTTAAAACAAGAGCAATTAGGAGACCGTGTAGGTAAAAACAGAACTACTGTAAACAATTATTTACGACTCTTAAAATTACCTCCTACTATTCAGGCAGCCATCAGAGATCAACAAATCTCAATGGGTCATGCCCGAGCTTTGATCAATGTGGAAGATGTAGATAAGCAACTTGCCATATTTAAGAAAGCCGTAGAAGAGGAATTAAGTGTTCGTAAAGTAGAAGCTCTTGTCAAAGCTTTGAATGAAGGTAAGCCTGAAAAGAAGACGGAGCCAGATCTAGATCCAGTGAAAAAGTATGAGATCAGCAAAATCCAGCAACGTTTAGCTTCTCATTTTGGAACAAAAGTTTCTTTGAAATCGGACAAGAAAAATAAAGGCGAGATCAAGATTCCTTTTAACTCCAACTCAGACCTCAATAGAATTCTGGAAATCCTGGAAATAATTTAA
- the lepB gene encoding signal peptidase I → MSKTKKKKSPTREWVDALVFAVVAASLIRWLLLEPFTIPTASMEKSLLVGDFLFVSKMHYGTRIPKTPLQVPLTHQKIWGTEIPSYSDAIQLPYYRLPGFTDVQRNDVVVFNYPVEFQYPPDLKTNYIKRAVGTPGDVIEIKLGELIVNGEQAFKPEEMQYSYDVISNRPLNPDFFKEYGVNQESFLTFSDGSGYLVFATDEVISRLESSPVVTSVNKRIERAGLRDNTIFPPNTDYKWNRDNFGPLKVPTEGETIQLTQENLEKYFYTIEHYEGHDSVVLQDGNLLIDGQKVDSYTFKQNYYFMMGDNRHDSLDSRFWGFVPEDHIVGKAWFLWLSLDKYESMFNKIRWSRFFKGID, encoded by the coding sequence ATGAGCAAAACTAAAAAGAAAAAGTCCCCAACCCGTGAATGGGTTGACGCTCTGGTATTCGCTGTAGTAGCGGCAAGTTTGATTCGCTGGTTGCTATTAGAGCCTTTTACGATTCCTACTGCCTCAATGGAAAAATCTCTTTTAGTAGGGGATTTTCTATTTGTAAGTAAAATGCATTACGGAACTAGAATCCCAAAAACTCCACTTCAGGTACCTCTGACACACCAAAAAATCTGGGGGACAGAAATCCCTTCTTACAGTGATGCTATTCAACTCCCCTATTACCGCTTACCCGGTTTTACTGATGTACAAAGAAATGATGTGGTGGTGTTTAACTATCCGGTAGAGTTTCAGTATCCACCTGACCTTAAGACGAATTATATCAAAAGAGCCGTTGGAACGCCAGGTGATGTCATCGAAATCAAGTTAGGTGAACTCATCGTAAATGGAGAGCAGGCATTCAAGCCAGAAGAAATGCAGTACTCTTATGATGTAATTTCTAATAGGCCTCTTAACCCTGATTTTTTTAAGGAATATGGTGTCAATCAAGAAAGTTTTCTCACGTTTTCAGATGGCTCAGGTTATTTAGTATTTGCTACAGATGAGGTTATTTCAAGACTTGAATCTTCCCCAGTAGTTACTTCTGTAAATAAAAGAATAGAAAGAGCAGGTCTAAGAGACAACACTATTTTCCCGCCTAACACGGATTACAAGTGGAACCGAGATAATTTTGGCCCATTAAAAGTACCTACCGAAGGTGAGACTATTCAATTGACTCAGGAGAATTTGGAAAAATACTTCTACACTATCGAGCATTATGAAGGTCATGACTCTGTGGTTTTGCAGGATGGAAATTTGTTAATCGATGGACAAAAGGTAGACTCTTATACTTTCAAGCAGAATTACTACTTTATGATGGGGGACAATCGTCATGATTCCCTTGATTCAAGGTTCTGGGGTTTTGTACCGGAAGATCATATCGTTGGCAAGGCATGGTTCCTATGGCTTTCTTTGGATAAATATGAATCCATGTTTAATAAAATAAGATGGAGTCGATTCTTTAAAGGAATTGATTAA
- a CDS encoding CTP synthase, giving the protein MASSTKYIFITGGVTSSLGKGIIASSLGKLLQSRGFKVTIQKFDPYLNIDPGTLNPYEHGECYVTDDGAETDLDLGHYERFLNVTTSQNNNVTTGRIYNNVITKERKGEFLGKTVQVIPHITDEIKSNFYKLSEDNKYDVIITEIGGCVGDIESLPFIEAVRQARWDLGPNNFLVIHLTLIPYLSAAKELKTKPTQHSVKQLLEAGIQPDILVCRTEHHLPSDVKKKLALFCNVQLNSVIEAMDADSIYDVPLLMKKEKLDERVMTKLKLSSKENTDLEKWKDFLGKLKNPTQEVTIGLIGKYVSLPDSYKSIIEAFTHAGASIECHVNLKLLSSEEINTDNFKEKLVDLDGILVAPGFGERGFEGKIETVKFARENKIPFLGICLGMQVAVIEFARNVLGHTKANSTEMDPNTPHPVIALMEEQKKIDQMGGTMRLGSYACDLKKPSKSFQAYGKSKIQERHRHRYEFNNDFLQEMEKNGMLATGKNPDTGLVEIIELKNHPWFVGVQFHPEYKSTVLSPQPLFVRFIQAAINNKIK; this is encoded by the coding sequence ATGGCCTCATCTACAAAATACATATTCATTACAGGAGGAGTCACCTCCTCTCTCGGAAAAGGAATCATTGCCTCATCACTAGGTAAGTTACTACAATCGAGAGGGTTTAAGGTAACCATCCAAAAATTCGACCCCTATCTAAACATTGATCCGGGCACACTTAATCCCTATGAACATGGGGAGTGCTACGTGACTGATGATGGAGCTGAGACAGATTTAGACCTTGGTCATTACGAAAGGTTTCTAAACGTCACTACTTCTCAAAACAACAATGTGACGACAGGTAGAATTTATAATAATGTCATCACGAAAGAAAGGAAGGGAGAGTTTTTAGGAAAAACTGTTCAGGTAATTCCTCATATCACAGATGAGATAAAGTCCAACTTTTATAAATTAAGCGAGGATAACAAATACGATGTTATCATTACAGAAATAGGAGGTTGTGTGGGTGACATTGAGTCATTGCCTTTTATTGAAGCTGTAAGACAAGCACGTTGGGATTTAGGACCAAATAACTTCCTGGTTATTCATTTGACCTTGATCCCTTACCTGAGTGCAGCAAAAGAGCTTAAAACAAAGCCTACACAACATTCAGTGAAACAATTGCTAGAAGCTGGTATCCAACCAGATATCCTAGTATGTAGAACAGAACATCATTTACCTTCTGATGTCAAGAAAAAACTGGCTCTTTTCTGCAATGTGCAGTTAAACTCAGTGATTGAAGCAATGGATGCCGATTCCATTTATGATGTTCCTTTATTGATGAAAAAGGAAAAACTTGACGAAAGAGTAATGACTAAACTGAAGCTTTCGTCAAAAGAAAATACTGATCTGGAAAAATGGAAAGACTTCTTAGGCAAATTAAAAAACCCAACACAGGAAGTTACCATTGGTTTGATAGGAAAGTACGTTTCACTTCCAGATTCCTATAAGTCCATTATAGAAGCATTTACCCATGCAGGAGCATCCATTGAATGCCATGTCAATTTGAAGTTGTTGTCTTCAGAGGAAATCAATACCGATAATTTTAAAGAGAAATTGGTTGATTTGGATGGAATACTGGTTGCACCAGGCTTTGGAGAAAGAGGTTTCGAAGGAAAAATTGAAACCGTAAAATTCGCCAGAGAAAACAAAATCCCATTTTTAGGTATATGCTTGGGAATGCAAGTAGCAGTAATTGAGTTTGCCCGCAATGTACTTGGCCATACCAAAGCTAACAGTACAGAAATGGATCCAAATACACCTCACCCAGTGATCGCTTTGATGGAAGAGCAAAAGAAAATCGATCAAATGGGCGGAACAATGCGTTTGGGTTCGTATGCTTGCGACCTGAAAAAGCCAAGTAAGTCATTCCAAGCTTACGGAAAATCAAAAATTCAGGAAAGACACCGTCACCGTTATGAGTTTAACAACGATTTTCTTCAAGAAATGGAGAAGAACGGAATGCTTGCTACAGGAAAAAATCCAGATACAGGACTGGTGGAAATTATCGAACTAAAGAACCATCCTTGGTTTGTGGGCGTACAATTTCACCCAGAGTATAAAAGCACTGTATTGTCACCGCAGCCTTTGTTTGTAAGGTTCATTCAAGCTGCGATCAATAATAAAATTAAGTAA